The window GCGTCGATAGTGAGCGCGCCCTGCGCGGCGGCCAGCACGTCGCCGGCGCCCCAGGTCGAGGAGAGGCGGGCGCGCTCGTCGGGGAACACGTCCGACCGCGAGATGGTCGCCCCGACCCGGAGCCCCTTCGCGCTGGCGACGACGTCGGGTTCGATGGGGTAGTGGTCGACCGCCCACCACTCGCCGGTCCGGCCCAGGCCGGTCTGGACCTCGTCGACGACGACGGGGACGTCGTGGGTCGACGCGAGGTCGGCGACCTCCTCGACGAAGGCGTCGCTGGGGAACCGGTAGCCGCCCTCGCCCTGGACGGGTTCGAGGATCAGGTACGCGACGTCGTCGGGGTCGACGTAGCGGCGCTCCCCCTCGAGCATGCGGCGGAGCGCGGAGCCGTCCTCGACGAAGAAGCCGCAGTCGCAGGACTCGGCGTCGCAGGTCCGGTCCGAACAGAACGGCACGTCGTGGACGCCGGCGATTTCCGGGAAGCCGCGGCGGTAGACCTCCTTCGAGCGGTTGACCGAGAGCGCGCCGAGCGTCCGGCCGTGGAAGCCGCCCTGGAACGTGACCGCGTACTTGCCGCGAGTGTGGTCGTAGCAGATCTTGATCGCGTTCTCGACGGCCTCGGCGCCGCTGTTCGAGAGGAAGACGGTGTCCATCCCGTAGCCCGTGATGTCCGCCAGTCGGTCCATCAGGTCCGCCGGGCCCGGAATCTCCGAGTCGCTGCCGGCGACGTAGAAGTCCTGGCCGGCGATCTTCAGCGGGTCGACGAGGTCGAACTCCGAGAGGGGCTCGAGGATCTTCGGGTTGTTGTAGCCGAGCGGCATCGCCCCGACGTGGCCGGTCCAGTCCATCAGGACGTTGCCGTCGAGGTCGGTGCAGAACGGGCCGGCGGCGGGCGCGTCCCGGTCCCAGACGAAGTCGTAGACGTACGTCGAGGGCGCGGCGTGCTCGTGGTGGTAGGAGACGAACTCCCGGGCGCGCTCCCCGGGGAACTCCTCCACCCGCGGTTCCGCCGTGTCTCGGTCCATGTCCCGACGGTTCCACGTCGGGCGTCAAAGTCGTGGGGGTCGCGCTGCCGCCGGCGCTGGCGGTTTCAGAGCGCCGCGGCCAGCGTCACGAGCGTCGCGCCCACAAGCAGCGCGCCGCTCCAGACGGCGACCCGGTACGTGAACTCGCGGTTGGAGCTGGCGGCGGTCAGGCCGGCCTTGACGACGATGCTGGAGGCCGTCGCGACGAGGACGGCGAGGGTCGCCGTGCCGGCGCTGATACCGCCCCCGCGGTACAGGAGGACGGCGCTCGTCGTGGCGCCGGCGCTGGAGACCAGGCCAGCCAGCGCCGAGGTGACGTACAGGCCGGCGTTGCCGAACAGGCCCTGGGCGGCCGCGCCGGCGACGAGCACGACCAGGAAGACGGCGCCGAAGACCAGGGCGTTCCGCATGGAGAAGGGGCTGTCCAGGTCCATGTCGACGGACTGGCGCCAGTCGGCGGTGTAGGCGGCGACGGCGAGGCTCCCGAGCACCACGGCGCCCAGCGGCGCGACGGCCTCGACGAGCACGCCGCGCCGGAACGTGAACGCGACGGCGATGGCGAGGTTCCGCACGGCCATCGCCGCGTCGGCCAGCAGGATGGCGGCGACGGCGTAGGACGTGGCCTCGGGCCGCTGGTCGACGTGGTCGAGCATCGTGCCGACGACGGCGGTCGAGGAGGCCAGCCCGCCGAAGAAGCCGGTGACGGCGATGCCCCGGCCGCCGTAGGTCTGGACCACGCCGTAGTTGACGATGCCGATGCCCGCGACGGTGACGACCATCAGCCAGACGACGCGCAGCTCCACCTCCAGCGGGAGGCCGGCGACGGTCGTCTGCAGCGGCTCGGCGGGCAGGAGGGGGTAGACGACGAACGCGAGGATGGCGAACTCCGAGGCCGAGCGCAGCTCCGAGCGGCTCAGCCCCCACGCGAACCGGTGGAGCTCCCGCTTGAGCACGAGCAGCATCGACGACAGCACGGCCACCGTCACGCCCTCGAGGACGAACCCGCCGGCGACCAGGGCGCCGACGCCGTAGGCCACCAGCATCGAGACGGACGTGGTCAGCGCCAGCCCCTCGTGCTCGTCCTCCTCGGCCAGCAGCCCCTGGACCGCCAGCAGGACCCCCTGGACGATGACCAGCAGACCGCCGACGACCAGCAGTAGTTCGGACTCCGTGACGGTGAACACGGCCGCCAGCAGGCTGATCAGCGCGAACGTCCGGACGCCGGCGGCCTTGTGCGACCACTCGCGCTCGAAGCCGAGGAACATCCCCAGCGCGCCCGCGAGGACGATCCGCACGACGTCCGTATCCGCCGGCAGCGCAGAGAGCTGTGCT of the Halomicrobium salinisoli genome contains:
- a CDS encoding aspartate aminotransferase family protein — protein: MDRDTAEPRVEEFPGERAREFVSYHHEHAAPSTYVYDFVWDRDAPAAGPFCTDLDGNVLMDWTGHVGAMPLGYNNPKILEPLSEFDLVDPLKIAGQDFYVAGSDSEIPGPADLMDRLADITGYGMDTVFLSNSGAEAVENAIKICYDHTRGKYAVTFQGGFHGRTLGALSVNRSKEVYRRGFPEIAGVHDVPFCSDRTCDAESCDCGFFVEDGSALRRMLEGERRYVDPDDVAYLILEPVQGEGGYRFPSDAFVEEVADLASTHDVPVVVDEVQTGLGRTGEWWAVDHYPIEPDVVASAKGLRVGATISRSDVFPDERARLSSTWGAGDVLAAAQGALTIDAVREHDLMDTAVERGRQFRERFAAETADLESVVDVRGRGLLLAVEFDTKERREAVVDAGTQRGLLTLGCGKKTLRLLPPLDSTEREIDLGIDLLLGAVEDAE
- a CDS encoding MgtC/SapB family protein encodes the protein MSDLAQLSALPADTDVVRIVLAGALGMFLGFEREWSHKAAGVRTFALISLLAAVFTVTESELLLVVGGLLVIVQGVLLAVQGLLAEEDEHEGLALTTSVSMLVAYGVGALVAGGFVLEGVTVAVLSSMLLVLKRELHRFAWGLSRSELRSASEFAILAFVVYPLLPAEPLQTTVAGLPLEVELRVVWLMVVTVAGIGIVNYGVVQTYGGRGIAVTGFFGGLASSTAVVGTMLDHVDQRPEATSYAVAAILLADAAMAVRNLAIAVAFTFRRGVLVEAVAPLGAVVLGSLAVAAYTADWRQSVDMDLDSPFSMRNALVFGAVFLVVLVAGAAAQGLFGNAGLYVTSALAGLVSSAGATTSAVLLYRGGGISAGTATLAVLVATASSIVVKAGLTAASSNREFTYRVAVWSGALLVGATLVTLAAAL